In Spirochaeta isovalerica, one DNA window encodes the following:
- a CDS encoding MBL fold metallo-hydrolase encodes MKLSILTDNNTLIDRYFLGEPGFSVYLEDEDTSILFDVGYSRIFMDNAGKMGIDISRTDYIVLSHGHLDHTWGLDPLIRFYAEQAFEGHQLKQPVLIAHPLVFTDINLEGYYDIGSLISEDKLRKFFKLQFFKEPYWINDRIVFLGEIPRRNTFEGLHTIGFKENQDLGDSIPDDSALVYKSREGLVILTGCSHSGICNIIEYAKEVCHEKKIRDVIGGFHLQNPDLSTMDQTKKYLKDSDIETMHPCHCTDLKSKIELSSVVSIEEAGVGLKLEF; translated from the coding sequence ATGAAGCTGTCCATACTGACCGATAACAATACACTCATTGATAGATACTTTCTCGGAGAGCCGGGGTTTTCCGTTTATCTGGAAGATGAGGACACCTCTATTCTTTTTGATGTCGGGTATTCCCGCATCTTTATGGATAATGCCGGAAAGATGGGAATCGATATTTCCCGAACCGATTACATTGTGCTATCTCACGGGCATCTCGATCACACCTGGGGGCTTGATCCCCTCATTCGCTTTTATGCGGAACAGGCTTTTGAAGGTCATCAATTAAAACAGCCCGTTCTCATAGCTCATCCCCTGGTTTTCACGGATATCAACCTCGAGGGCTATTACGATATCGGCTCTCTCATATCAGAGGATAAGCTGAGGAAATTTTTCAAACTGCAATTTTTTAAAGAGCCTTACTGGATAAATGACAGGATCGTTTTCCTCGGAGAAATCCCCCGGAGAAATACCTTTGAGGGGTTGCATACAATCGGTTTTAAGGAAAATCAGGATCTTGGTGATTCGATTCCCGATGACTCGGCTCTTGTCTATAAAAGTCGTGAAGGGCTGGTTATTCTGACAGGGTGCTCCCACTCGGGAATCTGCAATATCATAGAGTATGCAAAAGAGGTCTGCCATGAGAAAAAAATCAGAGATGTCATCGGCGGATTTCATCTTCAGAATCCTGATTTGAGCACGATGGATCAGACAAAGAAGTATCTGAAAGATTCAGATATCGAAACTATGCACCCCTGTCACTGTACTGATTTGAAGTCAAAGATAGAATTATCATCAGTTGTCTCTATTGAAGAGGCCGGTGTCGGTTTGAAACTGGAGTTTTAG
- a CDS encoding SH3 domain-containing protein has product MKNKIIILLFICLINSMFYSESISPDELPFLIDIPDFAVKYHDIRVMGTKSERQLKSEMVKKFESENMYVYRIEAFNISSIIDDFPDRVFNPDFESLIRSNSVSDSVIYSYLETPGKYKTFSAEYGSQYFEYEKFTLDGNTIGEIIFRYSKENSFYPSDFDFEIIFIKNEKLYRLFYSFNDPLYKIPVANPSFFEERQGYWYTKSFEYDFYNEISEGVLKNIPEYSKYFCGWNLIFDSIKVGLGQSSSKQNNFSYGILNNYRVRIRTQPNLNGEQIGYLDKNQKVRILDHTEEPMQIGEMNSVWYKIRTEDGLEGWAYGHFIDLQ; this is encoded by the coding sequence ATGAAAAATAAAATTATTATACTGCTTTTTATATGCTTGATAAATTCGATGTTCTATTCAGAATCAATCAGTCCTGATGAACTCCCCTTTCTGATAGATATCCCTGATTTTGCTGTAAAATATCATGATATTAGAGTTATGGGAACTAAGTCAGAAAGACAGCTTAAATCTGAAATGGTTAAAAAATTTGAAAGTGAAAACATGTATGTCTATAGAATTGAAGCTTTTAATATCAGTTCAATAATTGATGATTTTCCTGATAGAGTTTTTAATCCTGATTTTGAGTCATTGATTAGAAGTAACTCAGTAAGTGATTCTGTGATATATTCCTATTTGGAAACTCCTGGAAAATATAAGACTTTCTCAGCCGAATATGGTAGTCAATACTTTGAATATGAGAAGTTTACTCTAGATGGAAATACAATTGGAGAAATAATTTTTCGATATTCAAAGGAGAACAGTTTCTATCCTTCTGATTTTGATTTTGAAATAATCTTTATCAAAAATGAAAAACTATATCGTCTTTTTTATAGTTTTAATGATCCTTTGTATAAGATTCCTGTTGCAAATCCTAGTTTTTTTGAAGAAAGACAAGGTTATTGGTATACCAAGAGTTTTGAATATGATTTCTATAATGAAATTTCTGAAGGTGTATTAAAAAATATTCCCGAGTACTCAAAATACTTTTGTGGATGGAATCTGATTTTTGATTCTATAAAAGTCGGATTGGGACAAAGCTCAAGTAAACAGAATAATTTTTCATATGGTATCCTAAACAACTACAGAGTTCGTATCAGAACTCAACCGAATCTAAATGGTGAACAAATAGGATATCTTGATAAAAACCAAAAGGTCCGAATTCTTGATCATACAGAAGAACCAATGCAGATCGGTGAAATGAATTCTGTTTGGTATAAAATAAGAACCGAGGATGGTCTAGAAGGCTGGGCATATGGACATTTTATAGATTTGCAATAA
- a CDS encoding 2-oxo acid dehydrogenase subunit E2, translated as MGKEYTQETLSFLRKMVRASAAITAKKNTIHSMTEVDISIPLSLIRQIRENGKEKLSFTAYLVSCLAKTIEQFPRFNSFISGRRLVLLKDVNISVLMERKIGEEYVPEPLALKTCQEKGIGDIHKEIREAQKRVDEDFGSLGNMKLIKYIPGFLLKIFVSMADRNKAMGAKYGKLAITSVGMFCREPVWFIPHGSATVLLTVGSRINRVIETPEGFQSRIHQCLTVSFDHDIIDGAPAARFMEALSREIMSGNLLKTGENEND; from the coding sequence ATGGGAAAGGAATACACACAGGAGACACTCAGTTTCCTCAGGAAAATGGTTCGAGCATCGGCTGCCATAACGGCGAAAAAAAACACCATTCACAGCATGACCGAAGTGGATATTTCAATCCCCTTGTCTTTGATCAGACAGATCCGAGAAAACGGGAAGGAAAAGCTGTCTTTTACGGCATATCTCGTGTCCTGTCTTGCAAAAACAATCGAACAATTCCCCCGTTTTAATTCCTTCATATCCGGACGTAGGCTGGTTCTTCTCAAGGACGTAAATATCAGTGTGCTTATGGAGAGGAAGATCGGGGAGGAGTATGTACCCGAACCTCTTGCCCTAAAAACCTGTCAGGAAAAAGGAATCGGGGATATTCATAAGGAAATCCGTGAGGCTCAGAAACGGGTCGATGAGGACTTCGGAAGTCTCGGGAATATGAAACTGATAAAATACATTCCCGGATTCCTGCTTAAGATATTCGTCTCTATGGCTGACAGAAACAAAGCCATGGGCGCCAAGTACGGAAAACTGGCCATCACTTCTGTCGGCATGTTCTGCCGGGAGCCTGTGTGGTTTATTCCCCATGGTTCGGCTACTGTCCTGCTCACCGTGGGCAGTAGAATCAATCGTGTCATTGAGACTCCCGAAGGTTTTCAATCCCGCATTCACCAGTGCCTGACCGTATCATTTGATCATGATATTATTGACGGAGCACCGGCTGCCCGTTTTATGGAAGCTCTCAGCCGGGAGATTATGAGCGGCAATTTATTGAAAACCGGAGAAAATGAAAATGATTAA
- a CDS encoding ABC transporter substrate-binding protein codes for MKKSFIPAVLIFMFLPLSFLMANGQQGDAENPNVITIGVFDELEDAYGAIIASDDFKAKFPDVTVKLSKMDWDGHHERLVSVIAAGAGANDIEVIDEGFIGQFVTGGGFTDLSQAPYTGEADVKKLAPFAAANARTEDNALIALPVDIAPAVMFYRKEMAEKSGYDFDRMASWDEYLEAGSVVTKDTDNDGSADQWMLSSAQELALVSINNGIGCWIDDKGQLLQPKEKFTNILGMVAKMDEMGIHADYEAWTEPWEAGYSSGSFATSLMGAWFAGALKGWMASDQVGEWRVGYIPGGSYINMGGSFMGIPESVNEEKKPLAYDILKYICTNQDAQMSTLDMIGSFPALVSCFDDPRMAGGDEYFGGQEVKLIYADVAKHIPAVSSGEYDQMARGFWQSAVNGVVAGEYTPEEAYQYVVDNLKASMD; via the coding sequence ATGAAAAAAAGTTTTATTCCGGCAGTACTGATATTCATGTTCCTGCCTCTCAGTTTCCTCATGGCCAATGGCCAGCAGGGAGATGCTGAAAATCCCAATGTCATCACCATCGGGGTGTTTGATGAACTCGAAGATGCTTACGGAGCTATTATCGCTTCAGACGATTTTAAAGCCAAATTTCCCGATGTCACTGTTAAATTGTCAAAAATGGACTGGGATGGACATCATGAAAGACTGGTCTCCGTAATCGCCGCTGGTGCCGGTGCCAATGATATCGAGGTCATCGATGAAGGTTTTATCGGGCAGTTTGTAACAGGCGGGGGATTTACCGATCTCTCCCAGGCTCCTTATACAGGTGAAGCCGATGTCAAAAAACTGGCTCCTTTTGCGGCGGCCAACGCCAGAACGGAAGATAACGCCCTTATCGCGCTTCCTGTCGATATCGCTCCTGCGGTAATGTTTTATAGAAAAGAAATGGCTGAAAAAAGCGGTTATGATTTTGACAGAATGGCTTCCTGGGATGAGTATCTGGAAGCCGGTTCGGTTGTGACAAAAGATACGGACAACGATGGTTCCGCTGATCAGTGGATGCTTTCCTCCGCTCAGGAACTGGCCCTCGTTTCCATCAATAACGGTATCGGCTGCTGGATCGACGATAAGGGACAGCTTCTTCAGCCGAAAGAAAAGTTTACAAATATTCTCGGAATGGTTGCCAAAATGGATGAAATGGGAATTCACGCCGACTACGAGGCCTGGACCGAGCCATGGGAAGCCGGGTACTCAAGCGGAAGTTTTGCCACATCTCTTATGGGTGCCTGGTTCGCCGGAGCTCTTAAAGGCTGGATGGCTTCCGACCAGGTAGGGGAGTGGAGAGTCGGATACATTCCCGGCGGTTCCTATATCAATATGGGCGGTTCATTTATGGGAATTCCCGAAAGCGTCAATGAAGAAAAGAAACCACTTGCCTACGATATACTCAAGTATATTTGTACTAATCAGGATGCCCAGATGTCCACTTTGGATATGATCGGATCTTTCCCGGCCCTCGTATCCTGCTTCGATGATCCCCGCATGGCCGGCGGAGATGAATACTTCGGAGGCCAGGAAGTTAAACTTATCTATGCCGATGTCGCAAAGCACATTCCCGCCGTTTCATCAGGAGAATATGACCAGATGGCCAGAGGTTTCTGGCAGAGTGCCGTCAACGGAGTCGTTGCCGGAGAATACACACCTGAAGAAGCCTATCAGTATGTTGTCGACAATCTGAAAGCCAGCATGGACTGA
- a CDS encoding DUF3024 domain-containing protein, whose product MPIAKSTYERKSDSWKIFWQRSNMKWISYDPVPVVKSLDEFLRVLDEDTHFCFRG is encoded by the coding sequence ATCCCGATTGCCAAGTCAACCTATGAGAGAAAATCGGATTCCTGGAAGATCTTCTGGCAGCGATCCAACATGAAATGGATATCCTATGATCCGGTTCCGGTTGTCAAATCACTGGATGAGTTTCTTCGTGTTCTAGATGAGGATACCCATTTCTGTTTTAGGGGATAA
- the fliB gene encoding flagellin lysine-N-methylase yields the protein MKDPLKLISPSYISDFKCIGGTCEDSCCIGWDIEIDKQTYKDYRKSKNPDLKPLISENVYRNKSSYSKEVDYGKIAIRENRWCPFLDNKKLCKIQSSIGEDSLSNVCYTFPRNYNILNGICELSFYMSCPEAVRKLLAYNEPIEFIESEFNVKRFIINSEICTTDKTWKNSPIRNLAELRFRSIEIMQDRTLSLGNRLIKLGLEMEKLSGKEASSVSEPSFSANHLDLLIYTIESLGLIGEDDSLVFTRYTHLVLDSFPESSLNEFLATVERVLRPFIDKNSHLFEHFLVNMIFQENFPFSVNENSFDGYVMLILRYTLILFYLTGIAAKNGEITFEDVVSMIQVHTKIINHHKSFSYNILQEIKRKGFDSMSFLSGVIL from the coding sequence ATGAAAGACCCCTTAAAATTGATATCGCCATCTTATATCTCAGACTTCAAATGCATAGGCGGAACCTGCGAAGATAGCTGCTGCATAGGATGGGATATCGAAATAGACAAACAAACATACAAAGACTACAGAAAATCGAAGAATCCTGACTTGAAGCCTTTGATATCAGAAAATGTCTACCGGAATAAATCAAGCTACAGCAAAGAGGTCGACTACGGGAAAATCGCTATCAGAGAGAACCGGTGGTGTCCTTTTCTCGATAATAAGAAGCTCTGTAAAATCCAGAGTTCCATTGGTGAAGATTCACTTTCCAATGTCTGTTACACCTTTCCCCGTAATTACAATATTCTTAACGGAATTTGCGAGCTCTCTTTTTATATGTCCTGTCCTGAAGCGGTAAGAAAGCTTCTGGCGTACAATGAGCCCATAGAGTTTATAGAAAGTGAGTTCAACGTAAAACGATTCATAATCAATAGTGAAATCTGTACAACAGACAAAACCTGGAAAAACTCACCCATTAGAAATCTAGCCGAGTTAAGATTCCGTTCAATCGAAATTATGCAGGACCGGACTCTTTCTTTGGGAAATAGATTGATAAAGCTCGGTTTGGAAATGGAAAAGCTTTCCGGGAAAGAAGCCTCCTCTGTGAGTGAACCCTCCTTTTCAGCCAATCACCTGGATCTGCTGATATACACAATAGAGTCTCTGGGGTTGATTGGAGAAGACGACAGCCTTGTTTTTACCCGGTACACACATCTTGTTCTGGATTCATTTCCCGAATCATCTCTTAACGAATTTCTCGCAACTGTAGAGAGAGTGCTAAGACCTTTTATTGATAAAAATTCCCATCTTTTTGAGCATTTTCTGGTCAATATGATTTTTCAGGAGAATTTCCCCTTTTCCGTTAATGAAAATTCATTCGACGGCTATGTCATGCTGATTCTCCGCTATACGCTGATTCTCTTCTATCTCACGGGAATTGCCGCTAAAAATGGTGAAATAACCTTTGAGGATGTTGTGTCTATGATTCAGGTTCACACAAAAATCATCAATCATCACAAATCTTTCAGCTATAATATTCTGCAGGAGATTAAAAGAAAGGGATTTGATTCCATGTCATTCCTTTCCGGGGTAATACTATGA
- a CDS encoding carbohydrate ABC transporter permease, whose amino-acid sequence MNPFKGLTGKVFTYFFLFLFAFIFIFPFYYIFVMASWPDSNMFTIPPHIFFGDGLAQNWAHLFNEVPSFWRNFINSILISSLATVSVLFFCTMGGAAFALYRFKGKELFFKIILVTFMIPASLNIIPFFQIVIKLGWMNTWYPLIVPGMANVFGIFLMTQFIKTSVPVDLLNAARIDGMGEFRILLTIVFPLAKAGLSILGMLTFLGAWNDFLMPLILLRKTEITTLPIILASIRSRSGGGTGAMMVGNAIAVMPLTLVLIFFSKRMISNLTAGSIKG is encoded by the coding sequence ATGAACCCATTTAAAGGGCTGACAGGAAAAGTTTTTACCTATTTCTTCCTTTTCCTTTTCGCCTTTATATTTATTTTTCCCTTCTACTATATTTTTGTAATGGCGAGCTGGCCCGATTCCAATATGTTTACTATCCCGCCCCATATCTTTTTTGGAGACGGACTGGCGCAGAACTGGGCACACCTTTTCAATGAAGTTCCCTCATTCTGGCGGAATTTTATCAATAGTATTCTCATTTCGAGTCTGGCTACAGTTTCTGTGCTTTTTTTCTGTACCATGGGCGGAGCGGCTTTTGCCCTCTACCGTTTCAAAGGCAAGGAGCTTTTTTTTAAAATCATTCTGGTCACTTTTATGATTCCCGCTTCGCTCAACATTATCCCTTTTTTCCAGATCGTTATCAAACTGGGGTGGATGAATACCTGGTATCCCCTGATCGTTCCGGGAATGGCTAATGTTTTCGGAATCTTTCTCATGACCCAGTTCATTAAAACATCGGTTCCCGTGGATCTGCTCAATGCGGCCCGAATCGACGGCATGGGAGAATTCCGCATTCTCCTGACAATCGTCTTTCCTCTCGCTAAAGCGGGGCTTTCCATACTGGGAATGCTCACTTTTCTGGGAGCCTGGAACGACTTTCTCATGCCCCTCATTCTTCTCAGAAAAACGGAGATCACCACATTGCCCATTATTCTGGCATCGATCAGAAGCCGTTCCGGTGGAGGTACAGGGGCTATGATGGTTGGAAACGCCATCGCCGTTATGCCGCTGACCCTCGTACTCATCTTCTTTTCAAAGAGGATGATTTCCAACCTCACCGCAGGAAGCATTAAAGGCTGA
- a CDS encoding carbohydrate ABC transporter permease, with product MKLNSMKITPYLYILPFFILFLIFGVYPIGYSAYISFFKWGNTGAVQFMGLRNYSRFFGAERDPLFWISLKNTLILLVTGSLLQHLISLPLAIFLNRQFVRGRDFFKTVYFLPYITSAVSVAIIFQQLYNPTGSGPLNFIVNNLGFEPIQWLRDPVAIKASISIILNWRFIGYYTIIYMAGLQGIPPELYEAARIDGASEFSQHLRVTVPLMIPIIFFSVSMSLIFGMQLFAEPYMLCGDYRQFGGVQNSGLTTTLLFMTLGFRMARFGRAAAVSWLMFFVILILTFTNKYISDRLDYTKE from the coding sequence ATGAAACTGAATTCCATGAAAATTACACCATATCTCTATATCCTGCCTTTTTTTATCCTTTTTCTCATTTTCGGAGTCTATCCGATCGGCTATTCCGCCTATATCTCCTTTTTTAAATGGGGGAACACCGGTGCTGTCCAGTTTATGGGATTGAGAAACTACAGCCGCTTTTTCGGTGCCGAACGGGATCCGCTCTTCTGGATCTCCCTGAAAAATACCCTGATTCTACTGGTCACGGGTTCTCTTCTTCAACACTTGATCTCTCTGCCACTGGCCATATTTCTTAACAGACAGTTTGTCAGGGGGCGGGATTTCTTCAAGACGGTCTACTTTCTCCCTTATATCACCAGTGCGGTTTCTGTCGCCATCATTTTTCAGCAGCTATACAATCCCACCGGTTCGGGTCCGCTTAACTTTATCGTAAACAACCTCGGGTTTGAGCCGATTCAGTGGCTCAGAGATCCTGTTGCCATCAAGGCTTCTATTTCGATCATTCTCAATTGGCGGTTTATCGGTTATTACACCATTATTTATATGGCGGGACTTCAGGGCATTCCTCCGGAGCTCTATGAAGCGGCGCGGATCGATGGAGCATCGGAATTCTCCCAACACCTGAGAGTTACCGTTCCTCTTATGATTCCCATCATCTTCTTTTCTGTTTCCATGAGTCTCATTTTCGGTATGCAGCTCTTTGCGGAACCCTATATGCTGTGCGGAGATTACAGACAGTTCGGCGGTGTTCAGAATTCGGGGCTGACAACGACTCTTCTCTTTATGACTCTCGGTTTCAGAATGGCCCGTTTCGGTCGGGCTGCAGCTGTTTCCTGGCTGATGTTCTTTGTGATTCTCATTTTGACCTTCACAAATAAATACATCTCTGACAGACTGGATTATACCAAGGAGTAG